In Arthrobacter ramosus, one DNA window encodes the following:
- a CDS encoding endonuclease domain-containing protein, with protein sequence MSRTPMPPQLPNGSFPASAAETLGLSQKQLRRDGIVTLSRGLRLPLHSTGTVAEHLRGYIELDPECCLSHGSAARIHRISLSKALEEDWRIHLARPGERWKPRRRNVVGHQLTFKPGEVIVLDGVRLTSPARTWLDLAQVMSIDDIVAAGDSIVVEHSENHPRPREALATIEDLKAMVAAHPGMRGVRKARLALDLVRVGADSPQETQMRLILLHAGLPEPTLNHVIFNEWGAPAVWPDAAYLKERIALQYDGRHHGEAEQYQRDIRRQALTERLGWHEVRVHHEDLLGPRPEVVEKVRRALWAGRELAAGARKVGF encoded by the coding sequence ATGTCCCGGACTCCGATGCCCCCGCAGCTTCCAAACGGTTCCTTTCCGGCGTCGGCCGCTGAGACCCTTGGATTGAGCCAGAAGCAACTGCGCCGCGACGGCATTGTCACGTTGTCGCGGGGACTGCGCCTGCCGTTGCACAGCACGGGAACCGTCGCGGAACACTTGCGGGGTTACATCGAGCTCGACCCCGAATGTTGCCTGAGCCACGGGTCCGCCGCACGAATCCATCGCATCAGTTTGTCCAAAGCGCTTGAAGAGGATTGGCGGATCCATCTGGCCCGCCCGGGCGAGAGGTGGAAACCGCGGAGGCGGAATGTTGTTGGGCACCAACTCACGTTCAAACCGGGTGAAGTGATAGTGCTCGACGGCGTCCGGCTCACCTCGCCTGCCCGGACGTGGCTGGACTTGGCCCAAGTTATGAGTATCGACGACATTGTCGCGGCGGGCGACTCGATCGTTGTCGAGCACAGCGAAAACCATCCAAGGCCGCGCGAGGCTTTGGCAACCATTGAGGATTTGAAGGCGATGGTCGCAGCCCACCCGGGAATGCGTGGCGTACGTAAGGCCAGGCTGGCCCTGGATCTGGTTCGAGTCGGCGCGGATTCGCCGCAGGAAACGCAGATGCGCCTCATATTGCTGCATGCAGGGTTGCCTGAACCCACGCTGAACCACGTCATCTTCAACGAGTGGGGTGCCCCTGCTGTGTGGCCCGATGCCGCTTACCTCAAGGAGCGGATCGCCCTCCAATACGACGGGCGGCATCATGGGGAAGCTGAGCAGTACCAGAGAGACATCAGGCGCCAAGCGTTAACGGAACGGCTGGGGTGGCACGAAGTCCGGGTCCACCATGAGGATTTGCTCGGGCCCCGGCCGGAAGTGGTGGAAAAAGTCCGCCGGGCGCTGTGGGCTGGCCGCGAGTTGGCAGCAGGTGCCCGCAAAGTCGGATTTTGA
- the purE gene encoding 5-(carboxyamino)imidazole ribonucleotide mutase, with protein sequence MSVENTDAENAGAANATPIVGLVMGSDSDWPVMEAAADALAEFGIPFEADVVSAHRMPTEMIRYGQNAHERGIRVIIAGAGGAAHLPGMLASVTPLPVIGVPVPLKTLDGMDSLLSIVQMPAGVPVATVSIGGARNAGLLAVRVLASGTDELAVRLRGQLLEFAQELNNTATEKGARLRDKVAEVFSTANVSARSSR encoded by the coding sequence ATGAGCGTAGAAAACACCGATGCCGAAAACGCGGGTGCGGCGAACGCAACCCCGATCGTAGGACTCGTCATGGGCTCCGACTCCGACTGGCCCGTCATGGAAGCTGCAGCGGACGCCCTGGCCGAATTCGGCATCCCCTTCGAAGCCGACGTCGTCTCCGCCCACCGCATGCCCACGGAAATGATCCGCTACGGCCAGAACGCCCATGAGCGCGGCATCCGCGTCATCATCGCCGGAGCAGGCGGCGCAGCCCATCTGCCGGGCATGCTCGCCTCCGTCACCCCGCTGCCCGTCATCGGCGTCCCGGTACCGCTGAAGACCCTGGATGGCATGGATTCCTTGCTGTCCATCGTTCAGATGCCCGCCGGCGTTCCCGTAGCTACCGTCTCCATCGGCGGCGCCCGCAACGCCGGCCTCCTCGCCGTGCGCGTGCTGGCGTCCGGAACCGATGAGCTGGCCGTCCGGCTTCGCGGCCAGCTGCTCGAATTCGCCCAGGAGCTCAACAACACCGCCACCGAAAAAGGGGCCAGGCTCCGCGACAAGGTCGCCGAAGTCTTCTCCACCGCGAACGTCTCCGCCCGCAGCAGCCGCTAA
- a CDS encoding 5-(carboxyamino)imidazole ribonucleotide synthase, whose translation MTFPVIGVVGGGQLARMMAPAATALGFELRVLAEGEDVSAVQAVATAPIGDYKDLAALLEFSEGLDVMTFDHEHVPTEHLRALIEAGVNVQPGPDALVHAQDKLVMRAAIDRLGLPNPAWASVDSVEDLVAFGEQTGWPIVLKTPRGGYDGKGVRIVHSADDARSTTDWFEAMSPLLAEEKVDFSRELSALVARTPDGESRAWPVVHTVQVDGVCDEVIAPAQDIPVEVAAAAEEAALRIANELGVTGVMAAELFETPGVGVGFLVNELAMRPHNTGHWTQDGSVTSQFEQHLRAVLNLPLGATDALGAVVVMKNFLGGDNQDLYSAYPQALAYEPAAKVHCYGKSVRAGRKIGHVNLVGNSTADVDSIRHRATVVADIIRNGRMPAETTSGETA comes from the coding sequence GTGACTTTTCCTGTAATCGGCGTGGTGGGCGGCGGCCAGCTCGCACGAATGATGGCCCCGGCCGCAACCGCCCTTGGCTTTGAACTCCGGGTCCTTGCCGAAGGTGAGGACGTTTCCGCGGTCCAGGCCGTGGCAACGGCTCCCATCGGCGACTACAAGGACCTCGCCGCCCTCCTTGAATTCTCGGAGGGCTTGGACGTCATGACCTTCGACCACGAGCACGTCCCCACCGAGCACCTGAGGGCCCTGATCGAGGCCGGAGTCAACGTCCAGCCCGGCCCCGATGCCCTGGTGCACGCGCAGGACAAACTCGTGATGCGAGCCGCGATCGACCGCCTCGGGCTCCCCAATCCGGCGTGGGCTTCCGTCGACAGCGTCGAAGACCTCGTGGCTTTCGGCGAACAGACCGGCTGGCCGATCGTCTTGAAGACCCCCCGCGGGGGCTATGACGGCAAGGGCGTGCGCATCGTCCATTCCGCCGACGACGCCCGGAGCACGACGGACTGGTTCGAAGCCATGAGCCCGCTATTGGCCGAAGAGAAGGTTGACTTCAGCCGCGAGCTTTCCGCGCTCGTTGCGAGGACCCCCGACGGCGAATCCCGCGCTTGGCCGGTTGTCCACACTGTCCAGGTGGACGGCGTCTGCGACGAAGTGATTGCGCCGGCCCAGGACATTCCCGTGGAGGTCGCTGCGGCAGCCGAAGAGGCAGCGCTGCGAATCGCCAATGAACTCGGAGTCACGGGCGTCATGGCGGCCGAACTCTTCGAAACGCCCGGCGTCGGAGTCGGGTTCCTGGTCAACGAACTCGCCATGCGGCCGCACAACACCGGCCACTGGACGCAGGACGGCTCCGTCACCAGCCAGTTTGAACAGCACTTGCGCGCAGTCCTCAACCTCCCGCTCGGTGCCACCGACGCCCTGGGTGCGGTGGTTGTCATGAAGAACTTCCTGGGCGGCGACAACCAGGATCTCTACAGCGCCTACCCCCAGGCCCTCGCCTACGAACCGGCTGCAAAGGTCCACTGCTACGGCAAGTCCGTGCGGGCCGGCCGCAAGATCGGGCACGTGAACCTCGTCGGCAACTCGACTGCAGACGTCGACTCCATCCGACACCGCGCCACCGTTGTGGCCGACATCATCCGCAACGGCCGCATGCCGGCCGAGACCACCTCCGGAGAAACCGCATGA
- a CDS encoding glycosyltransferase family 2 protein, which translates to MLKAVHVTAVVVSHDGGNYLPRTLAALLDQTRPADAAIGIDTGSRDKSAALLQRALGKANVTSTGEHKVGFGAAVMAGLARSAPPQEQGTAEWIWLLHDDAAPAPEALAELLQAVERAPSVTVAGCKQLAWNAERRLIDAGLSTSRWAERLTLIEADELDQGQYDGRTDTFAVNSAGMLIRRDAWEQLGGFDPALPGVGDDVDFCWRNWLAGNRVVVVPAARMFHVEHRPHSLATPAAARKSQVHLRLTHASSWKVPLHALGALLGSMARLVLSILVKEPGHGISQLGATVAALGRPGAVWRSRRNAARTRRVPRSMVKGLQTPRREVWAHRRSLVEAIGADEFQETDSLAPEPSGDAGDDFVALATNERGWIGTGAAAAGFVALAASIVGLLGLLGANGVTGGGLLPLSAAGDIWRSASTWWIGLGAGLPGHGDPFAYILWLVSLLGGGASSAAIVWLLLLAMPLSGLGAWFAAGAMTTLRRYRFIAALIWAGAPALQVALNQGRAGALLAHVAMPLLVLALFRATGSALGRDAALNHQRIQPSGYAAAKPLTGKPGVNGTPSWTAAAAAGLALALVTASAPSLLPPFAVLIVFCGIALGRRGRTIWWSLLPSAALFAPYVLSVLERPRTMLADPGLPLGFEAAPLWQQLLGQPLKFDVNGGLAGLALFGPSGIPWALALALLLGAPVLLLAIAALFVPGRRSRVTRFLWAGALLLLAWAWLAGHVATGVDGDLLVAPFTGPAVSAAGFAFLGAALIGADSLLQLKAKAEDGRPVQRAAVRIVSAVATLFLIAGPLAGMGLWATQNVLASADTSASASGALGTPRLVEPSGQGTLPATAVDHGQGPEQTRTLVITAGENGGYTSSLMRGAGTTLDSLSTIAAGRSIVGSPGQERLVADDDATASIRNAVATIVAGTGVDPRPGLEQLGAGFVVLKSADAAAQLTANRIDSVPGLVAVGKTDSGWLWRVTPLNQAAAADAETAHRVRVVDAKGAVVALLPSLGTSAAGNIPAGGDGRLVVLAERADAGWSAWLDGRQLSPTTSGWAQAFTLPSTGGQIEIRYTTVWEPWLSILQAVVIGLTVLLAIPMPARRPKASLLKERNSLRKEYSSV; encoded by the coding sequence ATTCTCAAGGCAGTACACGTTACCGCCGTCGTCGTCTCGCATGACGGCGGTAACTATCTCCCCAGAACCCTGGCGGCTCTGCTGGACCAAACGCGTCCGGCAGATGCCGCCATTGGCATTGATACGGGCTCCCGCGACAAGTCCGCGGCGTTGCTGCAGCGGGCTCTCGGCAAGGCCAATGTCACCAGCACGGGCGAGCACAAAGTAGGTTTCGGTGCGGCCGTCATGGCCGGCCTGGCCCGTTCCGCTCCTCCGCAGGAGCAGGGCACCGCGGAATGGATCTGGTTGTTGCACGACGACGCCGCTCCCGCCCCGGAGGCACTCGCCGAGCTGCTTCAGGCAGTCGAGCGCGCTCCTTCGGTCACTGTGGCCGGCTGCAAGCAGTTGGCCTGGAATGCGGAACGCAGGCTCATCGACGCCGGCCTGTCCACGAGCCGCTGGGCCGAACGGCTGACGCTCATTGAGGCTGATGAACTCGATCAGGGCCAGTACGACGGACGCACGGACACGTTCGCGGTGAATTCCGCAGGCATGCTGATCCGCCGCGATGCATGGGAGCAGCTGGGCGGCTTCGACCCCGCGCTTCCGGGCGTGGGAGACGACGTCGATTTCTGCTGGCGCAACTGGCTTGCGGGCAACAGGGTTGTTGTGGTTCCGGCGGCGCGCATGTTCCATGTGGAGCACCGTCCCCACAGCCTGGCGACACCTGCGGCCGCACGAAAAAGCCAAGTTCATTTGAGGCTCACCCACGCATCGTCCTGGAAGGTTCCGCTCCACGCGCTCGGCGCGTTGCTCGGAAGCATGGCCAGGCTCGTCTTGAGCATCCTGGTCAAAGAGCCCGGTCACGGAATTTCCCAGCTTGGCGCGACCGTTGCGGCGCTCGGCCGTCCCGGGGCGGTTTGGCGATCCAGGCGGAATGCGGCCCGTACGCGACGCGTGCCACGGTCGATGGTCAAGGGTCTGCAGACTCCGCGGCGCGAGGTTTGGGCCCACCGCCGCTCCCTCGTCGAGGCGATTGGCGCAGACGAATTCCAGGAGACGGATTCCCTGGCTCCGGAACCGAGCGGCGACGCCGGTGACGATTTCGTGGCCCTCGCAACGAATGAGCGGGGTTGGATCGGCACGGGCGCAGCGGCCGCCGGATTTGTTGCGCTGGCCGCTTCCATCGTGGGGCTGTTGGGGCTCCTGGGGGCAAACGGGGTGACGGGCGGAGGCCTCTTGCCGTTGTCCGCCGCAGGCGACATCTGGCGGTCCGCGTCCACGTGGTGGATTGGCCTGGGTGCAGGCTTGCCCGGACACGGGGATCCCTTCGCCTACATCCTCTGGCTTGTGTCATTGCTCGGAGGAGGCGCCTCCAGCGCAGCCATCGTGTGGCTGTTGTTGCTGGCCATGCCGCTGTCAGGCCTGGGCGCCTGGTTTGCCGCGGGGGCGATGACCACGCTGCGCCGCTATCGTTTCATTGCCGCGCTGATCTGGGCCGGAGCGCCGGCCCTCCAAGTCGCATTGAACCAAGGAAGGGCCGGCGCCCTCCTGGCCCACGTGGCGATGCCCCTGCTGGTGCTGGCCCTCTTCCGGGCCACTGGATCGGCCCTGGGCCGGGACGCGGCGCTGAATCACCAACGGATCCAGCCATCCGGCTACGCCGCAGCCAAGCCGTTGACGGGCAAGCCGGGCGTCAACGGCACTCCATCGTGGACGGCTGCTGCTGCGGCCGGCCTGGCGCTGGCTTTGGTGACGGCCTCTGCACCGTCCCTGCTGCCTCCTTTTGCAGTCCTCATTGTTTTTTGCGGCATCGCCCTGGGGCGGCGCGGGCGGACCATTTGGTGGTCACTCCTTCCGAGTGCCGCGCTCTTTGCACCGTACGTCCTCTCGGTCCTTGAACGGCCCCGCACCATGCTGGCCGATCCAGGCCTCCCGCTGGGGTTCGAAGCCGCACCGTTGTGGCAGCAATTGCTTGGCCAACCGTTGAAATTCGACGTCAACGGCGGTTTGGCCGGCTTGGCACTCTTCGGCCCGTCGGGTATTCCGTGGGCGCTGGCGCTTGCCCTGCTGCTCGGTGCCCCGGTCCTGCTCCTGGCAATTGCCGCACTCTTTGTGCCCGGAAGGCGGTCGCGCGTCACGCGTTTCCTCTGGGCCGGGGCCCTTTTGCTCCTCGCCTGGGCATGGCTCGCCGGACATGTGGCGACTGGTGTCGACGGCGACCTGCTCGTCGCACCCTTCACGGGGCCGGCAGTTTCCGCAGCCGGGTTCGCGTTCCTGGGAGCGGCGTTGATCGGCGCCGATAGCCTCCTGCAGCTGAAAGCCAAGGCAGAGGATGGCCGCCCGGTCCAGCGCGCAGCAGTGCGAATCGTCTCCGCTGTAGCAACGCTTTTCCTCATTGCCGGACCCCTGGCCGGCATGGGCCTGTGGGCAACCCAGAATGTCCTGGCCAGTGCCGACACCTCGGCTTCGGCCAGCGGGGCGCTTGGCACGCCGCGCCTGGTCGAGCCCTCAGGGCAGGGCACCTTGCCGGCCACCGCCGTCGACCACGGCCAGGGGCCGGAACAGACGCGTACGCTGGTCATCACCGCCGGTGAGAACGGTGGCTACACGTCATCCCTCATGCGCGGAGCCGGCACTACCTTGGACTCGCTCTCGACTATCGCCGCCGGACGTTCCATCGTGGGATCACCCGGACAAGAACGCCTCGTGGCCGACGACGACGCTACCGCGTCCATCCGGAACGCCGTAGCCACGATTGTCGCGGGAACAGGCGTGGACCCCCGGCCCGGCCTTGAGCAGCTCGGTGCCGGATTCGTGGTTCTGAAGTCAGCAGACGCCGCTGCCCAGCTGACGGCCAACCGGATCGATTCCGTTCCCGGCCTGGTGGCTGTGGGCAAAACCGATTCGGGGTGGCTGTGGCGGGTCACGCCGCTCAACCAAGCCGCCGCAGCCGACGCCGAGACGGCGCACCGCGTCAGGGTGGTGGATGCCAAGGGCGCCGTTGTTGCCCTCTTGCCCTCGCTCGGAACCTCTGCCGCCGGCAACATCCCGGCAGGCGGGGACGGACGCCTGGTAGTGCTCGCTGAGCGGGCAGACGCCGGTTGGAGCGCTTGGTTGGATGGCCGCCAACTGAGCCCGACGACGTCCGGATGGGCCCAAGCATTCACTTTGCCGTCTACAGGCGGCCAGATCGAGATCCGCTACACCACCGTTTGGGAGCCTTGGCTCAGCATTCTTCAGGCCGTAGTGATCGGATTGACCGTCCTGCTGGCCATCCCCATGCCTGCCCGCAGGCCGAAAGCCAGCCTCCTGAAAGAACGAAACTCCCTCCGTAAGGAGTACAGCAGTGTCTGA
- the manA gene encoding mannose-6-phosphate isomerase, class I codes for MYQLENVLRPYAWGSTTAIAALLGRPASGGPEAELWIGAHPDSPSVATRPDGSSVALDALISVDPVHFLGETSVAEFGPRLPFLTKLLAADKPLSLQVHPRLQQARDGFAKENAAGMAADAPERNYRDDNHKPEMIFALTPFHALCGFRPAADSQRVFEHLATLLDLAAVDVPDVITGVIADLSGSDEPSALKAAFTRLITGGDAVSAATDQVVSILKSGAPMGQHATELSTLVDINSEFPGDPGVLISLLLNLVFLSPGESVYLPGGNVHAYLKGLGVEVMAASDNVLRGGLTPKHVDVPELLKTIEFASLGVPRIEPRTSGFGQDLYVPPFREFQLQRIELAPGAEPVPMAQAGPAVVVVVSGSVVLDSPKSELAVERGGSAFIPASEEPVMVHPVAGATGTSVAFAVTTGLGN; via the coding sequence GTGTACCAGCTTGAGAATGTTCTCCGCCCCTATGCATGGGGATCGACGACGGCGATCGCCGCTCTGCTGGGAAGGCCCGCCTCGGGCGGTCCGGAGGCGGAGTTGTGGATCGGAGCGCACCCGGACTCGCCGTCCGTGGCCACCCGTCCGGACGGGTCTTCCGTCGCTTTGGACGCGCTGATCAGCGTGGATCCTGTGCACTTCCTTGGTGAAACGAGCGTGGCTGAATTCGGTCCCCGCTTGCCGTTCCTCACCAAGCTCCTTGCAGCCGACAAGCCCCTGTCCTTGCAGGTCCACCCCCGCCTGCAGCAGGCCAGGGACGGCTTCGCGAAGGAAAATGCCGCAGGTATGGCGGCGGACGCACCTGAGCGCAACTACCGCGACGACAACCACAAGCCGGAGATGATCTTCGCGCTGACCCCGTTTCACGCCCTCTGCGGTTTCCGTCCCGCCGCCGATTCGCAGCGTGTCTTCGAGCACCTCGCGACCCTCCTGGACCTTGCCGCCGTCGACGTTCCTGACGTCATCACGGGAGTCATCGCGGACCTCTCCGGGTCCGATGAGCCCTCGGCACTCAAAGCTGCGTTCACCCGGCTGATTACCGGCGGGGATGCCGTCTCCGCAGCGACGGATCAGGTGGTTTCCATCCTGAAGTCGGGCGCGCCGATGGGTCAGCACGCCACGGAACTCTCCACGTTGGTGGACATCAACAGTGAGTTCCCTGGCGATCCCGGTGTCCTGATTTCCTTGCTCTTGAATCTTGTCTTCCTGTCCCCGGGCGAATCGGTGTACCTTCCGGGCGGAAACGTCCACGCATACCTGAAAGGCCTCGGCGTGGAGGTGATGGCGGCTTCGGACAACGTGCTCCGTGGCGGCCTCACTCCCAAGCACGTCGATGTCCCCGAACTCCTGAAGACCATCGAATTCGCTTCCCTCGGCGTACCGCGCATCGAGCCCAGGACCTCCGGATTCGGCCAGGATCTTTACGTGCCGCCGTTCCGGGAATTCCAGCTCCAGCGCATCGAGTTGGCTCCCGGAGCGGAACCGGTGCCGATGGCCCAGGCCGGTCCCGCCGTCGTCGTCGTGGTTTCGGGTTCCGTCGTGCTCGACTCCCCCAAGAGCGAGCTCGCCGTGGAGCGCGGCGGAAGTGCGTTCATCCCGGCATCCGAAGAGCCCGTCATGGTGCACCCGGTTGCCGGCGCAACGGGAACCAGCGTCGCCTTTGCCGTCACAACAGGCCTCGGGAACTAG
- a CDS encoding TIGR03089 family protein, with the protein MSTPAMNLMAALRSGHATSPRLTWYGPYAERVELSGRVLDNWVAKTSNLLQDEFDAEPGMSLRLDLPAHWKSLVWALAGWQLGMELVLDGGSADLLVTDTPDVGAGAGFDAVVAVPLAALAMRWPGELPVGVVDYAAEVRSHGDVFMAHAEPDAALPALRRPETGHSHGELLDSFAKEHDAGVRLLVRAADGLESALADALGAWNKDGSVVLVHPDVDVTQHLLDNERVSGA; encoded by the coding sequence ATGAGCACCCCCGCGATGAACCTGATGGCAGCCCTGCGTTCCGGACACGCCACATCCCCACGCCTGACCTGGTACGGGCCTTACGCCGAACGGGTGGAGCTCTCGGGGCGGGTCCTGGACAATTGGGTGGCCAAGACCAGCAACCTGCTCCAGGACGAGTTCGACGCCGAACCAGGCATGAGCCTTCGCTTGGACCTGCCGGCCCATTGGAAATCCCTCGTGTGGGCGCTGGCCGGGTGGCAGCTGGGCATGGAGCTGGTGCTCGACGGCGGCAGCGCCGATTTGCTTGTCACGGACACCCCCGACGTCGGAGCGGGAGCCGGCTTTGACGCCGTCGTCGCCGTGCCGCTTGCGGCACTCGCGATGCGCTGGCCGGGAGAGCTGCCGGTCGGCGTCGTGGACTACGCGGCTGAAGTCCGGTCCCACGGCGACGTGTTCATGGCGCACGCCGAACCGGACGCCGCACTTCCGGCCCTGCGCCGCCCTGAAACCGGACACTCGCACGGCGAATTGCTGGACAGCTTCGCCAAGGAACATGACGCCGGCGTCCGCCTGCTGGTCCGCGCGGCCGACGGTTTGGAGTCGGCCCTCGCGGACGCACTGGGCGCGTGGAACAAGGACGGTTCAGTAGTCCTGGTGCACCCGGACGTTGACGTCACCCAGCACCTGCTGGACAACGAGCGCGTCAGCGGCGCTTGA
- a CDS encoding GtrA family protein: MINTLADRMRGLASLFWREVAKFGAVGGVAFVIDNGLTYYLMHGPMSDSEAKARFVGATVATVFSWIANRFWTFRHRRQANVVREFAMFIIINGIGIGISTGLTAIAKYGMNIQDKNVLFAAGVVGILVATVVRFFAYRFLVFNKELDEEPAFSHDHEIIEAHHKAKAKAIHAASAAVSSDEGEDAVKRR; the protein is encoded by the coding sequence ATGATCAACACACTTGCAGATCGCATGCGCGGGCTCGCCTCGCTCTTTTGGCGCGAAGTAGCGAAGTTCGGCGCTGTCGGCGGTGTTGCGTTCGTCATAGATAACGGTTTGACCTACTATCTCATGCACGGCCCGATGTCGGACAGTGAGGCGAAGGCCCGTTTCGTCGGCGCCACCGTGGCCACGGTGTTCTCCTGGATCGCCAACCGTTTCTGGACCTTCCGCCACCGCCGCCAGGCGAACGTGGTGCGCGAGTTCGCGATGTTCATCATCATCAACGGCATTGGCATCGGTATCTCCACCGGCCTGACCGCCATCGCCAAATACGGCATGAACATCCAGGACAAGAACGTCCTGTTCGCTGCCGGAGTGGTCGGCATCCTCGTGGCCACCGTGGTGCGCTTCTTTGCCTACCGCTTCCTGGTGTTCAACAAGGAGCTCGACGAAGAGCCGGCCTTCTCGCATGACCACGAGATCATCGAAGCCCACCACAAGGCCAAGGCCAAGGCCATCCATGCCGCAAGCGCCGCGGTTAGCTCCGATGAAGGCGAAGACGCGGTCAAGCGCCGCTGA
- a CDS encoding lipid II:glycine glycyltransferase FemX: MEYFLQTPAWASFQRSLGRTVHEESGPGWRFLAVEERNPGGKVIYTPYGPVADSLEAFDEAVAALVAIARRSRAVFVRMEPVTAGFEAADAGAVLRERGLQPAPSNQQPELSWIVDLDGDFNDVLAGMKPTNRNLYRNIHKKGVTFRSSQDPEDISVLLDFLHMTAARNGFKPQSDDYLTSVARSLMPAGAGTLFIAELEGEPIAAALAYDSADTRTYAHAALDDTHRKLSAGIPLLVTLMADAKDKGLKHVDLWGVAPEDEPDHKWAGFTAFKKSFGGREIAYPGTWDLPVNKLRYGAYQVARKLREKLR, encoded by the coding sequence GTGGAGTACTTCCTGCAGACGCCCGCATGGGCGTCCTTCCAGCGATCCCTCGGCCGTACCGTGCACGAGGAGTCCGGCCCGGGGTGGCGTTTCCTCGCTGTGGAGGAAAGGAACCCTGGCGGCAAGGTCATCTACACGCCTTACGGACCCGTGGCCGACTCATTGGAGGCCTTTGACGAAGCCGTAGCCGCACTTGTGGCGATAGCGCGCCGCAGCCGGGCGGTGTTTGTCCGGATGGAACCCGTCACCGCCGGGTTCGAAGCCGCCGACGCCGGTGCGGTACTGCGGGAACGAGGCCTGCAGCCGGCGCCGTCCAACCAGCAGCCGGAATTGAGCTGGATCGTGGATCTGGACGGCGACTTCAATGACGTCCTCGCGGGCATGAAACCCACAAACCGGAACCTGTACCGCAACATCCACAAGAAGGGTGTCACCTTCCGGTCCTCGCAGGATCCTGAAGACATCTCGGTCCTTCTCGACTTCCTGCACATGACCGCGGCACGCAACGGCTTCAAGCCGCAGAGCGACGACTACCTGACCTCAGTGGCGCGCTCCCTCATGCCAGCCGGTGCCGGCACCCTGTTCATCGCCGAACTCGAGGGCGAGCCGATTGCTGCCGCCTTGGCGTACGACTCCGCCGACACGCGTACCTACGCCCACGCGGCACTCGATGACACGCACCGCAAGCTCAGCGCGGGCATTCCGTTGCTCGTAACGCTCATGGCGGATGCCAAGGACAAGGGACTCAAGCACGTGGACCTGTGGGGCGTGGCCCCGGAGGACGAGCCCGACCACAAGTGGGCCGGATTCACCGCCTTCAAGAAGTCCTTCGGGGGCCGGGAAATCGCCTACCCGGGCACATGGGACCTTCCCGTCAACAAGCTCCGCTACGGCGCCTACCAAGTGGCCCGGAAGCTGCGCGAAAAGCTGCGCTGA
- a CDS encoding WhiB family transcriptional regulator, giving the protein MGQALRIQEDAVVAEYASVKYRSREVPGDWYVDPADPQAADRYIETTRESLEDEATAFLAAHEALVGGKPVDPEDDLDDPPMELRRPLDRPAQPVWIGLPGQGDFDDEGELGWQTDALCAQTDPEAFFPEKGGSTRDAKKVCGACNVRSQCLEYALANDERFGIWGGLSERERRRLRKRAV; this is encoded by the coding sequence ATGGGGCAAGCGTTGCGTATCCAGGAAGATGCAGTCGTCGCGGAATATGCGTCGGTGAAGTACCGGTCGCGCGAAGTTCCGGGGGATTGGTATGTTGACCCGGCAGATCCGCAGGCGGCGGACCGCTATATAGAGACCACTCGGGAGTCGCTGGAAGACGAGGCAACAGCCTTTCTTGCTGCCCACGAGGCTCTTGTGGGAGGCAAGCCGGTCGATCCGGAGGACGATCTCGACGATCCCCCCATGGAGCTGCGCCGTCCGCTCGACCGTCCGGCCCAGCCGGTGTGGATCGGGCTTCCGGGCCAGGGGGACTTCGACGACGAAGGCGAACTCGGCTGGCAGACGGACGCCTTGTGCGCCCAGACGGATCCGGAGGCGTTCTTCCCAGAGAAGGGCGGCTCCACACGGGATGCCAAAAAGGTTTGCGGTGCGTGCAATGTCCGTTCGCAGTGCCTTGAATACGCACTCGCCAACGATGAACGTTTTGGTATCTGGGGCGGGCTCTCCGAGCGTGAACGCCGCAGGCTGAGGAAGCGAGCGGTCTGA